The following is a genomic window from Patagioenas fasciata isolate bPatFas1 chromosome 1, bPatFas1.hap1, whole genome shotgun sequence.
GTGGAAGTGAAGCTGCTAAACAAAATTCATCCCGTTCTGCAGTGCAAAGTCGTGGCTCTGAGTCCTAAAAGAACTTGGCCCCGCCACAGGAATGGGATGTTTGGTGTTGGCTGTTAGTCCACATTTTGATGCTTTGAAACCGTGTTTTGAAACCCAGTTCATTTGTCTTCAGCTGGAAGACGTTCCCATTTTCATTCCTGGCCGAATTCCTTTTCTGCATCAAACCCCGTCTTCCTGTTTGTGACTGTGAGAAAAGTGGCTTGTTTGTTATCTACTTTGAGTTTACTCCAGTTGCAGGTGGTTTAGAAACGAGGGAAGGATGGAGAGGAGCTGGCGTCCCTCCCGTCTCCTATGGGTCAGCTGCGACCAGGTTGGGACGGGGAGCTGCCCCCCTGCATGTCAAAAATCACTGGGGAGTTTGAAACACTGGCCAGCCTACCGTATTTGCTCAACCTTGGCTTtgtagaaaaagagaagaaataatatttttcacacTGCTTTCATCTCTTAAAAGACTGAGACTCAGGAACTGGGTAGCTATTGATTTAGAAATAAAGCTCTTCTTTGTACATCTCTGGTGTCTCTGGCTGTGTACAGCCTTCAGCTCCTTGTCTGGGGCAACACAGGGGATGTGCCCATGCTGTGGAGCCAAGAGACATGCTCATGGCTCGTGTGGCTTCAGGCTGTCACACTCAGAGTTGGGCAATAGCGTAGCCACAGCAGCCTGGTATTTTGGGTGTGCTGCAGGTTGCCTTCAGGAGGCAAGGTAACATTTGGATGTCTAAACTGAGCTAACTGCTGAACAAGGGTTGGGCATGTCAGTGTGATCTCTGAATTAAGATTGCAATCAAACTCTAATGTGCAGCTTCAAATATTTTTTGGAGCTCCATGTGCTGAAAGAGAATTCAAAGATGTTACAACCTTTTATAAAGGAAATGGAAGATTAGtataaaatgtttgtgttttgaaATTCAGGAATCTGCACATGACTGTATAATTCATCTACAGATGTAGCTGCATTTATTTGACAGCGGTAGCCCTTTGCCAAGTTCAGTTATGTTAAAGGATTCAAATTCAGATTTGAATCTATCTATGTCAGCTGTCTGGGGATTGAGGGAAAGCCACTTCCTGGCTGAAGTCCCAAAATTCAGTTATGCTTAAAATCTGTAATGCAAGAGGTACTGGAATATTTCTTGAAATGTCAAAGCGTGAGTATTGAAGAGGCTGTTGTCTAAAAATTTAGTAGTTAATGAAGAGCAGTGCAAACAGGTAGAAGAAAGGtggttttcagtttttagaagtgCCATCTTGATCTGATGTTCAGATATTCAAGCACCTAAATAATAAGAAAACCAGCAAGTGGTAGGTGTTGGAAATGATTTGGTCAGTCACTGGAGAGGTAGTGCAGTCTGCATGCTGAGAGATACTCAAAactcagctggactctgagcattGGAGCTCGAGCTGGCAACCTCTCCAGGCCCTTCCAGCATAATGTGATACCCTATAGGCATTTCTTTAACCACGCTGTTGAGGAAgatttgaaattatttctgtttctgtacCGTAGGTGAAAGCTGTGCACTGCAAAGCTGGTGATACTGTTGGAGAAGGAGATCTGCTGGTGGAACTGGAATGAAAGGTTGCCTCCACATCGCTGAATTAGCTAAACCTTTATTATTTCCATCCATAAAGTAAAACTAAGGCAATTCGACACGGAAGATGGACAGTCCTATGTGCCAGATTTTATACAGTCGTATTTATTGTATCAGTGGTTAAGACAGCAAACACAGATGTTAAACCTTGGCAACAGATCCCAGATTTTTACTTCCAGAAATACTTGTACATAACCTTTGTAATTCTTTGATTTTTTCAGGATcaaataaaatcaataaaatacCATTTCTGCTTTAAAACGGGAAAAgcctcttaagaaaaaaaaaagaaaagcccatATCCGGTTCACCTTCTCCATTATAGTCTCACTGGTTTGAGGCCCCAGACAAACTGTACAAAATAGTTGGTAAGAGTGAAAAATTAACCACTGAGTGGTTAACCAAGCAGTTTTCCTGCACTCTGTGGAAGCATTGAAAAAATACTGCCGATGGCTTAATTTCTGCTCAgattttttgtaatattttgaaGCCTTTGTATAGACTAGGTCTAAATTACAGGTTAGATGTTTTATTTTGCCAGCGCAGACTTTCCCTGTGTATTTTCGTTTACAGTTCTAAGGGAATTTTCTTCTTGTATTCAGACTCCATACTCAAATTTCCCTCCCCTTTAtcttctttctattgattactgGATGCAAGTCCTTTCAGAAGGAGTTGCCCCGTGGCCACCCCAGGGTGTTGCTAGAGGCACTTGCCGTCCCTCAGAccaagtcccctcctgaactcctacaGGAAAGGGACACCCAAGTGTCTGATCTTTTGTTGTGCAGAGGCTCTTGCTAAAGCCTGCGTGAAGAACTAGGGCTGTTCGTAACACAGGACTATATCCTGCTGGAAGAGCTGTGTATGCAGTGTTGGGAAAGCAGAGCACCTGGAGAGAAGGAAGATTTAAAAGACCTGAACAGAAGTGAGAGGGCTGGTGACTTGCTCAGAACAGGTAAGaggatgtatattttttttcccctcctcattCAGGAACTCAGTGCTGCAGGATGGTGAAGATACCAGAAGATTTTACTGGGTTCATAATGTTAAGTGTGTGGTTCTCAGAGGCTCCTGCTTCCATTAATTGACTTCCCTCAGTAagccagcacctgcagctcaCCAGAACAGCAACACCTGCACACTGTGAGCACCATCTTCTCTGTCCCTGTGCTATTCCCTGGGTCCCCACTGCTGCCCGCTCCTGGGCTGGGACACTGGGCTACTCCTGCCTCTGGGCTCTCCATACATACCTCTGAGACGCTGTTCCTGCTGTGCCTTGACCACTGTCCCAGACAGGAGGGGACCTGCTCTCGTTTTCTTGTCTAGAATGTGCAGAGTCACGCAACTTCCCAGAAAAACCCCTCTGGCCAGAGGTGCCTGGGCCATTTACTGGAAGGTGAAGGATGAAAACAGTCTGTGACTGGGTTGCTGACTCATGTTTGACCAGAATGGTTCATTCTGCTTGAAACTTTTGATTAAAGGAGCATTTTTGCATGTGATTGAGAAGCTGCCAACTAAATCACACAGCCAAGACAGAATAATGTAGTACAAGGATCTGCCTTTGTTAATTAGTTTAGAAAACCCCATCAAGATGAGGAAAGAGAGTGTTTGGGTAGTGCCTGCCCAAAAGGAAAGCGAATGCTTTTGgagatggagaaactgaggcaaacACCCTGCAGATTTTCCTACAAATCTCCTTAATGCCACCTTGCCCTTCCAAAAGGGGCACAGCTCAGCTTCTGCAGGTTGccctaaactgaaaaaaaaaaaaaaaaaagagaaaaaaaagtagtgtggTAAAGAGACACGTGACTATTCTACTTTAAAATTACTTAATTTGTCTCCTGCAGCAACACAagctttctgtctgtttttctgaATGAGAGGTGTCAGTGCCTGTTACTGGTCAGTTTAGGCGGATTCCTTACCCTGGATCCCTGGGCTGATCCGTACCTCAGATCTCCTCCAGCCATCACGGCGCTACTGGCAATGAAGCAAAAGTACAATGTTGTTCTTAATGGCATCCTCAAGACATTGACTTGTACTTTGGCTCACTGCATGGGTTACATTCCCTGCTCACATCCCTTTGGCAGCTTTGTATACTGTACAATCTATATGTACCAAACAccacatttgaaagaaaatataaggcaCAGCAACATAACAGAAAGCGACAATTTTCCCAGATTGTACAGAAACCAGCACAGTTGGTTGGGTCAGGGGGGACAATagtcttatttaatttttttttccccagtttaatGTTGCAATAATCACACTCCTGatcctttggatattttttttataatgtaTATAAAAAATTCTTTCCCTCGATAAGAAATTCAGCTTGCATATGGTTTCAAGTTCTGCATCATGCTTGAGTAAAAGTCACCTTGATGATAAGTGCTCACAACAGCTGCAGCTGCTGTAGTGGGGTGGGCAGCTGATACCAGGTTTGCTTTTCCTGGTCCCCAATACCAACCCCTGTTCCCCAACCCCACAGTCACTCAGTGAACTGAGGTGGTACCTGAAGTGCTTAGAAAGCtaaattaaaattataattttaaatgtaattttcttaTGCTTTTTAAATACTTCTTCACAGTAGCTTACAAaactaaatatgtttttaaaatactctTTTCCAGCTCAGGAAAACAACAGAGAGTAAGAATAGTCTTTAAATTTTCTCTATTTCTCCAGCAATTTAATATGTCTTGAAGCGCGTAATATCTATATGGTCATCTCTCCCCATCTACATTCAGTGATCTACTAAAAACCATTACAAGTCAATATTATATGTGAGTTGTGCTTTACTCTGTTTGCAGACACGATTTTTTTTACTCTGTTTCAGCTGTTAGTGCAACAGTATCATCATTATTCCAGCCACCTTGGAGAACTACACAAAAAATTTGTCAAGTcaggtaagaaaaaaataaaattagtctGTTCGTCTGCTTTTCCCTGACCTCAGTCATGCACTGAGGCGAAGGGcggaaatggagaaaaataactGGACCCCAAAATGGATGTGCACAGATACAGTGATTTTACACTTCATGCGAACCTGGTGACTGGCAGCAGGTTAGCGGGGGTGAGGAGGACACTGACTGGGGATGAGTCCCCACCTCTGGGCCTACAAGACTTGAACAGTAGTGCCAAGGCGCCTGGGTTGGGAAGGTTACAAGAGATGCTGTATTAATAGAAAGGTATTACAACTTTCCTGGCAGGGTTACTCGTTGACATGGGCTTAGTACTACATCTTCGGCCGGGCTGTGTTACCTCCTGTTTCTAATCCCGGCTTTCACGTAGGACGTAGGAGAGGCCATGTTTCCCGGAGGAGTCGTAACTGTCATGGTAGGGGAGGCTGACCCATTCGGGTGGGTACGTCGTTGTGCTGTACACAAAGCACTCCATGACACCCTCACCCGCGCCACCCTTCCCTTCCCACTCCACCACCTCAATTCTCATCAGGGTACGCTGGTACATGTCTGGGCAGCCTTCAAACTCATCCAGGAACTGCAGCATCTGGTCGTCAACCGTGTAAATCTCCCCAGCAATGTGGTGTCCTGTCCCTGGGATGTTCAGCATGTAAGGAATGTTGTATTTTCCTGCTATCACCAGTGGGTACTTCTCTGCCGTGCGGCCCCTTCCTTGGAATTTTGCTAGCCCCTTGGCCGTGTTGATCATGTGCTTGTAGTTGGGTTGGCCCTTCTTCAGCGTGCCGTAGACGAAGACACGAGCCATTGTACCTGCAAAAGCAACTGAAAGACAAAGATGTACGTTACCCATGTGGCTGCTTTGGCCAACGCTTTGGAGATCTGCACCCACGCCAAGACGTGTTGTACACACAAGACTTCAGGCATGTACAAAAGTGGTATTTAGTCCTAAACCTCATTTAAATATCTTACTAAATTCAAATATCTCTTTAAAGTTTTCAGTCAAAAACTGTAACAGTGAAAAACAGGCACCAGGAGAAAGTCACCCTGGCCGTTCTTTGCTATTTCTCTAAGGAATCCCCAACATCAGCCAGTGCATTCCCTGAGCCTTCTTTCTCACCATTATTGGAGTCATCTCAGTGATGGAAACAAGCTCCACTTAGCATAcgttttatgaggaaaaaaaagtcatggtTCGGTTCGACTAAGTAGACACCTTCCTATGCTGCTCCACTGCATTTATGGTTTGAACTAGCCCAGGCCAAACCTGGTCATGAAAACTTGCAGGGGTGAAGCAACAGTCAGTTTGTTTTCCCGTGTTGGAGTggggtgttgtttttttaaagcctGCACTGATGGACTCGCTCACACGCTACCTGGGCCACCTGGCAGTGCCACCTCAGGCTTCCCCTGGGGAAGCGCCTGCTTTCCTCTGTCTTCTACTCAGGCTCTCCTTTCACCATGGCAGCACTCAGTATTTGAGAAACAACATTTTGTTTGGTAAAGAAGAGCCTGGTCACAGTTGGAAGTTTGGATGTCTTCTTGTTTCATGGTAAGATAAATCACAGTGGCATTAATCATCTGAAAGCAAATTAACATGTTCAAACTTTGGGTCACGGTGTGTTGCAGTTGTATGCATTTGATGGTATTTTTTCAAACAGTAACACCAGCTTGGTCacggccttaaaaaaaaaaaaaaagaggaaaagaagagcaAGCAGCACAGTGCTTGTAGCTGCATCAAGTTAGCTACGTACAAACTGGGACACCACCAAGGCGAACAGAGGACCTGTCTGTCATGAAGAGGGATGAAAAGGCTTTCAGGCCAGAGCTTACAAGCACAATGAGGCATGCCAGCACAGCAGCGGGGCAAGTTTAACCCGGCACTGAGTCACTTCACGGACAGGCTGAAGGACTTCCAGTAAACCCAGCACTGAGGTCCTACTTGCTGGCTGACTGACAAATGCTGAAGATCAAGAGCTGTGGCTCCGGGGAGAGAAGTGGGGTAGCCTGTGGCAACCACATCCCAAGTGAGTGGGTGACACGTCTGTCCTGCTCCTTCTGGGGAGGGAGGACAACGATGGCTCCCCTTGATGCTGCTGATGAATCTTAGGTGACAAACCTCATTTACAGAGCTGGTAAGGCTCAACACTGCGGTGTTCACAAGCACCTTCACCCTTGCTGTCCAAGAGAGCTGTATATatattatttccatttatttaccttggggatggactgggagggggaTGTGGTATTTCAGGCCTAACAAAACTGGAAGTTTTAGGGCTGCTGGCTCCCTTTCCCCATACAGATACCCCAAAGAGCTGAGCCATCTGAAGCAGCCGATCTGCATGTGTGCTAGCCCTCTCTTGAAAACAGACCCTGAAGGATGTTGTTCAGTATTTGTTTGTGAGCACAAACCACTCAAGATTGGCTTAAATGGGATAAAAGGCTGTCTTTACtgacaggtttaaaaaaaaaaaaaaaaaaaagaaggtaccTTCATAATTCCTGGGTTATTTTTCATGCTATGCCCTGTTTATCTCCCATCATTTCTGTAGGGTAGAAGCAGTTCTTGCACTATTTGATGGTTTTCCACGTTTTGCCCTTGGACATGGGCTGGGCAGAACCTGTCTCTCCATCGCCCAACCCAAAGCCATTGGGCAGCTACTCCAACACTAGAGACACAACATCTGAGGAGCACATGCAGCTATTTTTGGAAAGAGTGCCATTAAACAATGTATTTAAAGTTtgaaacagctttaaaaacagaCTGGAAGTAGAAACAATCTATTTTCTACCATTTATTCTTATTTTAGTAAACCGTTAGATAGGGTGGGTTATCAAAGGGGTACATTGCTGGCCAAGAAGAGTGTCATTTAAAATGCTTAGTAGTAGCAAACCACTTTCCCCTTTGGTAAGTAAACAGTTTTTCTTTGTAACAGAATACAGTTTTTCCAGCAAAAATGGTATGTGCCTGTATGTACTGGCAAACAGCTTTCTCTTAAGGGAAAAAGacagtgctgattttttttttccccctgtattttATCAGATACACTTCAGTGTAATTTATCCTTCATGACAtaaatgaggggtttttttttgggatgCAGCTCATTCCCTCACAATAAAAAGAACATTAATATTCAGTTGGTCTGACTCCCTTTTATAAGAAAAATCATTACCTTTCAGATTGTGTTTTGAATAACAA
Proteins encoded in this region:
- the GGACT gene encoding gamma-glutamylaminecyclotransferase isoform X2, which codes for MARVFVYGTLKKGQPNYKHMINTAKGLAKFQGRGRTAEKYPLVIAGKYNIPYMLNIPGTGHHIAGEIYTVDDQMLQFLDEFEGCPDMYQRTLMRIEVVEWEGKGGAGEGVMECFVYSTTTYPPEWVSLPYHDSYDSSGKHGLSYVLRESRD
- the GGACT gene encoding gamma-glutamylaminecyclotransferase isoform X1 translates to MAQVAFAGTMARVFVYGTLKKGQPNYKHMINTAKGLAKFQGRGRTAEKYPLVIAGKYNIPYMLNIPGTGHHIAGEIYTVDDQMLQFLDEFEGCPDMYQRTLMRIEVVEWEGKGGAGEGVMECFVYSTTTYPPEWVSLPYHDSYDSSGKHGLSYVLRESRD